Proteins encoded in a region of the Benincasa hispida cultivar B227 chromosome 2, ASM972705v1, whole genome shotgun sequence genome:
- the LOC120071120 gene encoding CBL-interacting serine/threonine-protein kinase 24 isoform X1, with the protein MKRLTRKLGKYEVGRTVGEGTFAKVKFACNTETGESVAIKVLAKSSILKHKMVDQIKREISIMKIVRHPHIVRLHEVLASRTKIYIILEFVSGGELYDKIVLQKKLPEIESRRYFQQLIDAVAHCHSKGVYHRDLKPENLLLDADGNLKVSDFGLSALSRQGVELLHTTCGTPNYVAPEVLGGQGYDGAAADIWSCGVILYVLMAGYLPFSETDLPTLNMKIHAAEYSCPYWFSSGAKSLIQKILDPNPKTRIRIEEIRKDPWFRRNYIPAKLGEDEEVNLDDVQAVFDDIEDEYVADQSEKSDGGPLIMNAFEMITLSQGLNLSPLFDRGQDYIKRQTRFVSCKPANFIMSTIEAVAETMGLNVHTRNFKTRLERTGHRVAQFAAVLEIYEVAPSLFMVDVRKAAGDTLEYHKFYKNFCAKLENIILKPLESVRN; encoded by the exons ATGAAGAGACTAACTAGAAAACTTGGGAAGTATGAGGTGGGGCGGACTGTCGGCGAAGGGACGTTCGCCAAGGTTAAATTTGCATGTAACACGGAGACGGGAGAGAGTGTGGCCATAAAAGTTTTGGCCAAAAGTAGCATTCTCAAGCACAAAATGGTAGATCAG ATTAAGAGGGAGATATCAATAATGAAAATTGTCAGGCATCCACATATTGTCCGACTGCATGAG GTGTTGGCTAGCCGGACAAAGATATATATTATCCTTGAGTTTGTCTCTGGAGgtgaactatatgataaaatc GTTCTTCAAAAGAAGCTTCCAGAAATTGAGTCTAGACGGTACTTTCAACAACTGATAGATGCAGTTGCTCATTGTCACAGCAAGGGTGTGTACCACAGGGACCTTAAG CCTGAAAACCTTCTTCTTGATGCTGATGGAAATCTGAAGGTTTCTGACTTTGGACTGAGTGCACTGTCTCGACAA GGTGTTGAGCTACTTCACACAACATGTGGAACTCCTAATTATGTTGCACCCGAG GTGCTTGGAGGTCAGGGTTACGATGGTGCAGCTGCAGATATATGGTCATGTGGAGTCATCCTCTATGTACTAATGGCTGGATATCTTCCATTTTCAGAGACAGATCTCCCTACCCTAAATATGAAG ATACATGCAGCGGAGTATTCCTGCCCCTATTGGTTTTCATCTGGTGCGAAGTCCTTGATACAGAAGATCCTTGATCCGAATCCTAAAACT CGGATTCGAATtgaagaaattagaaaagatCCATGGTTCAGAAGAAACTACATCCCTGCTAAACTAGGAGAAGATGAGGAAGTAAACTTGGATGATGTTCAGGCTGTTTTTGATGACATTGAG GATGAATATGTAGCTGATCAGTCAGAAAAAAGTGACGGCGGTCCTTTGATAATGAATGCATTTGAGATGATAACATTATCTCAAGGATTAAATCTGTCACCATTATTTGACCGGGGACAG GACTATATAAAGCGGCAAACACGTTTTGTTTCTTGTAAACCTGCTAACTTTATAATGTCAACCATTGAAGCCGTAGCAGAAACAATGGGTTTAAATGTCCACACACGTAATTTCAAG ACAAGGTTGGAAAGGACTGGACACAGGGTTGCACAGTTTGCTGCTGTGCTGGAG ATTTATGAGGTGGCACCATCGCTTTTTATGGTCGACGTTCGCAAAGCTGCTGGAGATACTCTAGAATATCACAAg TTCTACAAGAATTTCTGTGCTAAGCTAGAAAACATAATCTTGAAACCATTAGAGAGTGTGCGGAACTGA
- the LOC120071120 gene encoding CBL-interacting serine/threonine-protein kinase 24 isoform X2 — translation MKRLTRKLGKYEVGRTVGEGTFAKVKFACNTETGESVAIKVLAKSSILKHKMVDQIKREISIMKIVRHPHIVRLHEVLASRTKIYIILEFVSGGELYDKIVLQKKLPEIESRRYFQQLIDAVAHCHSKGVYHRDLKPENLLLDADGNLKVSDFGLSALSRQGVELLHTTCGTPNYVAPEVLGGQGYDGAAADIWSCGVILYVLMAGYLPFSETDLPTLNMKIHAAEYSCPYWFSSGAKSLIQKILDPNPKTRIRIEEIRKDPWFRRNYIPAKLGEDEEVNLDDVQAVFDDIEDEYVADQSEKSDGGPLIMNAFEMITLSQGLNLSPLFDRGQDYIKRQTRFVSCKPANFIMSTIEAVAETMGLNVHTRNFKTRLERTGHRVAQFAAVLEIYEVAPSLFMVDVRKAAGDTLEYHKRVCGTEALLGY, via the exons ATGAAGAGACTAACTAGAAAACTTGGGAAGTATGAGGTGGGGCGGACTGTCGGCGAAGGGACGTTCGCCAAGGTTAAATTTGCATGTAACACGGAGACGGGAGAGAGTGTGGCCATAAAAGTTTTGGCCAAAAGTAGCATTCTCAAGCACAAAATGGTAGATCAG ATTAAGAGGGAGATATCAATAATGAAAATTGTCAGGCATCCACATATTGTCCGACTGCATGAG GTGTTGGCTAGCCGGACAAAGATATATATTATCCTTGAGTTTGTCTCTGGAGgtgaactatatgataaaatc GTTCTTCAAAAGAAGCTTCCAGAAATTGAGTCTAGACGGTACTTTCAACAACTGATAGATGCAGTTGCTCATTGTCACAGCAAGGGTGTGTACCACAGGGACCTTAAG CCTGAAAACCTTCTTCTTGATGCTGATGGAAATCTGAAGGTTTCTGACTTTGGACTGAGTGCACTGTCTCGACAA GGTGTTGAGCTACTTCACACAACATGTGGAACTCCTAATTATGTTGCACCCGAG GTGCTTGGAGGTCAGGGTTACGATGGTGCAGCTGCAGATATATGGTCATGTGGAGTCATCCTCTATGTACTAATGGCTGGATATCTTCCATTTTCAGAGACAGATCTCCCTACCCTAAATATGAAG ATACATGCAGCGGAGTATTCCTGCCCCTATTGGTTTTCATCTGGTGCGAAGTCCTTGATACAGAAGATCCTTGATCCGAATCCTAAAACT CGGATTCGAATtgaagaaattagaaaagatCCATGGTTCAGAAGAAACTACATCCCTGCTAAACTAGGAGAAGATGAGGAAGTAAACTTGGATGATGTTCAGGCTGTTTTTGATGACATTGAG GATGAATATGTAGCTGATCAGTCAGAAAAAAGTGACGGCGGTCCTTTGATAATGAATGCATTTGAGATGATAACATTATCTCAAGGATTAAATCTGTCACCATTATTTGACCGGGGACAG GACTATATAAAGCGGCAAACACGTTTTGTTTCTTGTAAACCTGCTAACTTTATAATGTCAACCATTGAAGCCGTAGCAGAAACAATGGGTTTAAATGTCCACACACGTAATTTCAAG ACAAGGTTGGAAAGGACTGGACACAGGGTTGCACAGTTTGCTGCTGTGCTGGAG ATTTATGAGGTGGCACCATCGCTTTTTATGGTCGACGTTCGCAAAGCTGCTGGAGATACTCTAGAATATCACAAg AGAGTGTGCGGAACTGAAGCCCTGCTTGGTTACTAA
- the LOC120071120 gene encoding CBL-interacting protein kinase 24 isoform X3, which translates to MKIVRHPHIVRLHEVLASRTKIYIILEFVSGGELYDKIVLQKKLPEIESRRYFQQLIDAVAHCHSKGVYHRDLKPENLLLDADGNLKVSDFGLSALSRQGVELLHTTCGTPNYVAPEVLGGQGYDGAAADIWSCGVILYVLMAGYLPFSETDLPTLNMKIHAAEYSCPYWFSSGAKSLIQKILDPNPKTRIRIEEIRKDPWFRRNYIPAKLGEDEEVNLDDVQAVFDDIEDEYVADQSEKSDGGPLIMNAFEMITLSQGLNLSPLFDRGQDYIKRQTRFVSCKPANFIMSTIEAVAETMGLNVHTRNFKTRLERTGHRVAQFAAVLEIYEVAPSLFMVDVRKAAGDTLEYHKFYKNFCAKLENIILKPLESVRN; encoded by the exons ATGAAAATTGTCAGGCATCCACATATTGTCCGACTGCATGAG GTGTTGGCTAGCCGGACAAAGATATATATTATCCTTGAGTTTGTCTCTGGAGgtgaactatatgataaaatc GTTCTTCAAAAGAAGCTTCCAGAAATTGAGTCTAGACGGTACTTTCAACAACTGATAGATGCAGTTGCTCATTGTCACAGCAAGGGTGTGTACCACAGGGACCTTAAG CCTGAAAACCTTCTTCTTGATGCTGATGGAAATCTGAAGGTTTCTGACTTTGGACTGAGTGCACTGTCTCGACAA GGTGTTGAGCTACTTCACACAACATGTGGAACTCCTAATTATGTTGCACCCGAG GTGCTTGGAGGTCAGGGTTACGATGGTGCAGCTGCAGATATATGGTCATGTGGAGTCATCCTCTATGTACTAATGGCTGGATATCTTCCATTTTCAGAGACAGATCTCCCTACCCTAAATATGAAG ATACATGCAGCGGAGTATTCCTGCCCCTATTGGTTTTCATCTGGTGCGAAGTCCTTGATACAGAAGATCCTTGATCCGAATCCTAAAACT CGGATTCGAATtgaagaaattagaaaagatCCATGGTTCAGAAGAAACTACATCCCTGCTAAACTAGGAGAAGATGAGGAAGTAAACTTGGATGATGTTCAGGCTGTTTTTGATGACATTGAG GATGAATATGTAGCTGATCAGTCAGAAAAAAGTGACGGCGGTCCTTTGATAATGAATGCATTTGAGATGATAACATTATCTCAAGGATTAAATCTGTCACCATTATTTGACCGGGGACAG GACTATATAAAGCGGCAAACACGTTTTGTTTCTTGTAAACCTGCTAACTTTATAATGTCAACCATTGAAGCCGTAGCAGAAACAATGGGTTTAAATGTCCACACACGTAATTTCAAG ACAAGGTTGGAAAGGACTGGACACAGGGTTGCACAGTTTGCTGCTGTGCTGGAG ATTTATGAGGTGGCACCATCGCTTTTTATGGTCGACGTTCGCAAAGCTGCTGGAGATACTCTAGAATATCACAAg TTCTACAAGAATTTCTGTGCTAAGCTAGAAAACATAATCTTGAAACCATTAGAGAGTGTGCGGAACTGA
- the LOC120071120 gene encoding CBL-interacting protein kinase 24 isoform X4 — MRCWLAGQRYILSLSLSLEVLQKKLPEIESRRYFQQLIDAVAHCHSKGVYHRDLKPENLLLDADGNLKVSDFGLSALSRQGVELLHTTCGTPNYVAPEVLGGQGYDGAAADIWSCGVILYVLMAGYLPFSETDLPTLNMKIHAAEYSCPYWFSSGAKSLIQKILDPNPKTRIRIEEIRKDPWFRRNYIPAKLGEDEEVNLDDVQAVFDDIEDEYVADQSEKSDGGPLIMNAFEMITLSQGLNLSPLFDRGQDYIKRQTRFVSCKPANFIMSTIEAVAETMGLNVHTRNFKTRLERTGHRVAQFAAVLEIYEVAPSLFMVDVRKAAGDTLEYHKFYKNFCAKLENIILKPLESVRN; from the exons ATGAG GTGTTGGCTAGCCGGACAAAGATATATATTATCCTTGAGTTTGTCTCTGGAG GTTCTTCAAAAGAAGCTTCCAGAAATTGAGTCTAGACGGTACTTTCAACAACTGATAGATGCAGTTGCTCATTGTCACAGCAAGGGTGTGTACCACAGGGACCTTAAG CCTGAAAACCTTCTTCTTGATGCTGATGGAAATCTGAAGGTTTCTGACTTTGGACTGAGTGCACTGTCTCGACAA GGTGTTGAGCTACTTCACACAACATGTGGAACTCCTAATTATGTTGCACCCGAG GTGCTTGGAGGTCAGGGTTACGATGGTGCAGCTGCAGATATATGGTCATGTGGAGTCATCCTCTATGTACTAATGGCTGGATATCTTCCATTTTCAGAGACAGATCTCCCTACCCTAAATATGAAG ATACATGCAGCGGAGTATTCCTGCCCCTATTGGTTTTCATCTGGTGCGAAGTCCTTGATACAGAAGATCCTTGATCCGAATCCTAAAACT CGGATTCGAATtgaagaaattagaaaagatCCATGGTTCAGAAGAAACTACATCCCTGCTAAACTAGGAGAAGATGAGGAAGTAAACTTGGATGATGTTCAGGCTGTTTTTGATGACATTGAG GATGAATATGTAGCTGATCAGTCAGAAAAAAGTGACGGCGGTCCTTTGATAATGAATGCATTTGAGATGATAACATTATCTCAAGGATTAAATCTGTCACCATTATTTGACCGGGGACAG GACTATATAAAGCGGCAAACACGTTTTGTTTCTTGTAAACCTGCTAACTTTATAATGTCAACCATTGAAGCCGTAGCAGAAACAATGGGTTTAAATGTCCACACACGTAATTTCAAG ACAAGGTTGGAAAGGACTGGACACAGGGTTGCACAGTTTGCTGCTGTGCTGGAG ATTTATGAGGTGGCACCATCGCTTTTTATGGTCGACGTTCGCAAAGCTGCTGGAGATACTCTAGAATATCACAAg TTCTACAAGAATTTCTGTGCTAAGCTAGAAAACATAATCTTGAAACCATTAGAGAGTGTGCGGAACTGA
- the LOC120071121 gene encoding EPIDERMAL PATTERNING FACTOR-like protein 8: protein MALKNSLLLILPLIFCLFFSHPTSGHEDSSPSSSSSSSSSSSSSSSSSSKQKELVIGSRPPQCFNKCLNCKPCVAALVISQNHKNDDIVVSNLEADLLPVPKDDAYYLLSWKCKCKDKYFQP from the exons ATGGCTTTAAAAAACTCTCTCCTTCTCATTCTTCCTCTCATATTTTGCCTTTTTTTCTCTCACCCCACATCAG GGCATGAGgattcttctccttcttcttcttcttcttcttcttcttcttcttcttcttcttcctcttcttcttcaaagcaGAAGGAATTGGTAATTGGGTCAAGGCCACCACAGTGCTTCAACAAGTGCTTAAATTGCAAGCCATGTGTTGCTGCTTTAGTTATTTCTCAGAACCATAAAAATGATGATATTGTAGTTTCTAATTTGGAGGCAGATCTTCTTCCAGTCCCTAAAGATGATGCTTATTATCTTCTCTCATGGAAATGTAAGTGTAAAGATAAGTACTTTCAACCttga